From the genome of Candidatus Brocadiaceae bacterium, one region includes:
- a CDS encoding SUMF1/EgtB/PvdO family nonheme iron enzyme: MKKILRHVVVPLLILALNMQIVFATDSNEYKIMARGGDAKAMFELGVLYEEGIGIVQNYVQAHMWYNISSSLGYVKARKARDAIAGKMTKEQVAKAQEYALNWKPSQDSKTLAGGEKEEGKIFGNNRETEKNGDIAGVKALLKLDVDSKKKDQNEISGLLSGNSTEAFKDMEFVFIKGGCFDMGDVFEEGGVDESPVHRVCVDDFYMGKTEVTQKQWIDVMGYNPSRFKGGNDLPVERVSWNKVQEFIKILNQKAGVSFRLPTETEWEYAARNGGKKEKWAGTSSESELGEYAWHRGNSNARTHPAGEKMPNGLGLYDMTGNVWEWCSDWYDKGYYKNSPGNNPKGPLNGSFRVIRGGSWLSRSSRLRTMYRGSYSPNSKKYSNIGFRLVRTP; the protein is encoded by the coding sequence ATGAAGAAAATCTTGCGACATGTAGTTGTTCCATTACTGATACTAGCCTTAAATATGCAGATAGTTTTTGCTACCGATAGTAATGAATATAAGATTATGGCTAGGGGAGGAGATGCAAAAGCAATGTTTGAGCTAGGCGTGCTCTATGAAGAGGGGATAGGGATAGTGCAGAATTACGTGCAGGCACACATGTGGTATAATATTTCATCTTCCTTGGGATACGTAAAGGCGCGTAAGGCACGTGATGCCATTGCCGGGAAGATGACCAAGGAACAAGTAGCGAAAGCTCAGGAATATGCTCTTAATTGGAAGCCTTCTCAGGATTCCAAAACCCTAGCCGGGGGAGAAAAGGAAGAAGGAAAGATTTTTGGGAATAATAGGGAAACTGAAAAGAACGGTGATATTGCAGGTGTTAAGGCGTTATTGAAGCTGGATGTAGATTCCAAAAAGAAAGACCAAAATGAAATTTCCGGACTTTTATCAGGGAATAGCACAGAAGCATTTAAAGATATGGAATTCGTATTTATAAAAGGAGGTTGTTTTGACATGGGGGATGTCTTCGAAGAAGGAGGTGTTGATGAAAGTCCGGTACACAGGGTGTGCGTGGATGACTTTTACATGGGGAAAACTGAGGTAACTCAGAAACAATGGATTGATGTAATGGGCTATAATCCATCTAGATTCAAAGGAGGTAACGATCTTCCTGTTGAAAGGGTAAGCTGGAACAAAGTTCAGGAATTTATAAAAATATTGAATCAGAAGGCCGGCGTGAGTTTCCGTCTTCCAACGGAAACGGAGTGGGAATATGCGGCAAGAAATGGAGGTAAGAAGGAAAAGTGGGCGGGTACCAGCAGTGAATCGGAGCTTGGAGAATATGCATGGCATCGTGGTAATTCAAATGCCAGGACTCATCCAGCGGGAGAGAAGATGCCAAACGGACTTGGCCTTTACGATATGACGGGAAACGTATGGGAATGGTGCTCAGACTGGTATGACAAAGGCTATTATAAAAATAGTCCAGGTAATAATCCTAAGGGTCCATTGAACGGTTCTTTTCGTGTTATACGTGGCGGTAGCTGGCTCAGCAGATCGAGTCGATTACGTACTATGTATCGTGGTAGCTACTCTCCGAACAGCAAAAAATACAGCAATATTGGATTTCGCCTCGTCAGGACACCATAG
- a CDS encoding PilZ domain-containing protein has translation MIEKRKHRRINASILFKMKTKQLSLISETINVSCTGMFCQLDRYIPLHTEVEITLSLPSKNKHKNFEYISCHGKVVRVQLVLSEKNNKTLFNNGIFLHEIKMFEREILDAYIKDLDANIS, from the coding sequence ATGATTGAAAAAAGAAAACACCGCCGCATTAACGCATCAATATTATTTAAAATGAAAACGAAGCAGCTTAGTCTCATCAGTGAAACAATAAATGTGAGTTGCACAGGGATGTTTTGCCAGTTAGACAGATACATCCCGTTACACACAGAGGTAGAGATAACTTTATCACTTCCATCCAAAAATAAGCATAAAAACTTTGAATATATAAGTTGCCATGGCAAAGTGGTAAGAGTCCAGTTAGTTTTAAGCGAAAAAAATAATAAGACACTGTTTAATAATGGTATTTTTCTTCATGAAATAAAAATGTTTGAAAGAGAAATTTTAGATGCCTATATCAAGGACCTCGACGCAAATATTTCATAG
- a CDS encoding thermonuclease family protein, protein MKKTYCIVLLIVFTLFLSLTLYAQSREIITVLEVIDGDTLRVNYYGQEKIVKLVGIDTPENRVNTKAQNDANRNKKDIDAIIDMGKIASDYVSSMVKKGDKVALEFDVQFKDRYERLLGYVFLENGKMLNEEIVKAGYASPVRIPPNLKYKKIFMDAFRDAKKKSIGFWRTAQ, encoded by the coding sequence ATGAAAAAAACTTACTGCATCGTACTTTTAATTGTATTCACTTTATTTTTATCATTAACCTTGTACGCTCAATCTCGTGAAATAATAACCGTCTTAGAGGTAATCGACGGAGATACCTTAAGGGTAAATTATTATGGACAGGAAAAAATTGTTAAACTTGTCGGTATAGATACCCCGGAAAACAGGGTAAATACAAAGGCCCAGAATGATGCAAATAGAAACAAGAAAGACATCGATGCCATTATCGACATGGGAAAAATCGCATCAGATTATGTATCAAGCATGGTAAAGAAAGGTGATAAAGTCGCGCTAGAGTTTGATGTGCAGTTTAAAGATCGTTATGAAAGACTTTTGGGATATGTTTTTCTTGAAAATGGAAAAATGCTGAATGAAGAAATCGTGAAGGCCGGTTATGCCAGCCCGGTAAGAATACCACCGAACTTAAAATACAAAAAAATTTTCATGGACGCATTTCGCGATGCAAAAAAGAAGAGCATAGGTTTCTGGAGAACGGCCCAGTAG
- a CDS encoding NAD(P)-dependent oxidoreductase, producing the protein MSKRSILITGASGFLASALTVALANDYRIVAIDRREPSKVLQENTPGVIWYKVDIADFKNLSDAFRCAKDHFGRIDFVIHFAAFYHFGNKWLHEYEKTNVHGTFNVIEASREAGVSRVIFASSTITMKPPLPGEFLTENTPSTCDLNPYAKSKCIGEKMLFESQNDVPSVVLRIGAVFSDWCELPPLYSIIRRWTGHSPFNRLLPGRGMSGMPYIHRKDIVSLVHACIVSHRRIKPFQVLLASQTGAVLHKQLFQEIRQTPTNQMSLKPIYIPSKLAKVGLCLQRALGIITCRIPFEQPWMLNYVDRPWQVDTTKTKKILNWDCTPGLGILDRIPIMLGNLDSNPGKWEERNTLRNKSMYAFYLS; encoded by the coding sequence ATGAGCAAGAGAAGCATTCTTATCACCGGCGCATCTGGTTTTCTAGCCTCTGCCTTAACCGTTGCTTTAGCAAATGACTACCGGATTGTTGCCATTGACCGTAGAGAGCCTTCAAAGGTCCTTCAGGAAAACACCCCCGGGGTTATTTGGTACAAAGTGGATATCGCTGATTTCAAAAATCTTTCAGATGCCTTTCGATGTGCAAAAGATCATTTTGGCCGTATTGACTTTGTAATTCACTTTGCCGCTTTTTACCATTTTGGCAACAAATGGCTCCACGAATATGAAAAAACAAATGTTCACGGAACTTTCAATGTCATTGAAGCATCCAGAGAAGCAGGGGTCAGCCGGGTCATCTTCGCAAGCAGTACCATTACCATGAAACCACCACTGCCTGGCGAATTTCTTACAGAAAATACCCCTTCTACATGTGATCTGAACCCGTATGCAAAATCTAAATGTATCGGTGAAAAGATGTTATTCGAATCACAAAATGATGTTCCATCGGTTGTCTTAAGAATAGGCGCCGTTTTCTCCGATTGGTGTGAACTTCCTCCACTCTACAGTATCATCCGACGGTGGACAGGGCATAGCCCTTTTAATCGATTGTTGCCGGGGAGAGGAATGTCTGGAATGCCTTACATACACCGCAAAGATATTGTCTCTCTTGTGCATGCCTGTATTGTGTCCCATCGTAGAATAAAACCTTTTCAGGTACTCCTTGCATCTCAGACCGGTGCCGTGTTGCATAAACAGCTTTTTCAGGAAATACGCCAAACCCCTACAAACCAAATGTCCCTTAAACCTATTTATATACCCTCAAAACTGGCCAAGGTCGGACTGTGCCTTCAACGCGCGTTAGGTATAATTACCTGTCGCATACCTTTTGAACAACCATGGATGCTGAACTACGTTGACAGGCCATGGCAAGTAGACACGACAAAGACAAAAAAAATACTGAATTGGGACTGTACGCCGGGCCTTGGCATCTTGGACAGGATCCCTATAATGCTGGGAAATCTTGACTCAAACCCCGGAAAATGGGAAGAACGTAATACTCTTAGAAACAAATCAATGTATGCGTTCTACTTATCTTAG
- a CDS encoding helix-turn-helix domain-containing protein, giving the protein MGYHVIKLLKDKDMKQREIAELLDIKQAEVSHLLNGHFNLFTVDKLLDFLKRMNQKVTINISPHRQGEPYQHVAFGA; this is encoded by the coding sequence ATTGGGTACCATGTTATTAAGCTTCTCAAAGACAAAGATATGAAACAACGGGAAATTGCTGAACTCCTGGATATCAAGCAAGCTGAAGTTTCACATCTGTTAAATGGGCATTTCAATCTCTTTACAGTCGATAAATTACTCGATTTTCTAAAAAGGATGAATCAGAAAGTTACAATTAACATCAGTCCTCATAGACAAGGAGAACCTTATCAACATGTGGCTTTCGGGGCGTGA
- the ltrA gene encoding group II intron reverse transcriptase/maturase: MEQVLLAENMHKAWKQVKANKGIAGVDTMSVEEFPEFARNHWSRIREQLMEGSYKPLPVKRVEIPKPDGGKRPLGIPTVTDRVIQQAIAQVLAPVFDPGFSDSSYGFRPKRSAHDAVRKIREYIGQGYKYAVDIDLSKFFDMVNHDLLMQKVKICIKDKTLLRLINRYLKAGVQVNGKIEPTSQGVPHGGPLSPILSNIVLDELDKELEKRGHRFVRYADDFIILVKSHRAGERVMQSIKRFLLKNLKLVVNEKKSKVVKSDQCLFLGFVFKGKSIRWSDNSLAEFKRHIRLLTGRSWGVSMNYRLRKLAEYIRGWMGYYGLSEYYRPIPELDHWLRRRIRMCYWKQWRRCRKRVKELLNLGCSKRQAILTALSRKSYWHLSKTLATQMGMTNLWLKKQGLVSIRELWISFHYPVNPEKSS, from the coding sequence GTGGAACAGGTGTTACTGGCAGAGAACATGCATAAAGCATGGAAACAGGTCAAGGCAAATAAAGGAATTGCTGGTGTGGACACTATGTCCGTAGAGGAGTTTCCTGAGTTTGCACGAAACCACTGGAGCCGCATCCGTGAACAACTGATGGAAGGGAGCTATAAGCCTTTACCGGTTAAAAGGGTAGAGATACCGAAACCCGATGGAGGGAAGCGACCTCTTGGTATTCCAACAGTCACTGACCGTGTAATTCAGCAGGCAATTGCCCAAGTCCTTGCCCCTGTATTTGATCCGGGATTTTCCGACTCAAGTTATGGGTTCAGGCCAAAGCGATCTGCTCACGATGCGGTGAGAAAGATACGGGAGTATATCGGGCAGGGTTACAAGTATGCCGTGGATATTGACCTGTCGAAATTCTTCGACATGGTCAACCATGATCTCTTGATGCAGAAGGTAAAGATCTGTATCAAGGACAAGACCCTGTTGAGATTGATCAACCGCTATCTGAAAGCTGGAGTTCAAGTTAATGGGAAGATTGAACCTACCTCTCAAGGAGTACCTCATGGAGGTCCGTTATCACCCATTTTATCCAATATTGTTCTTGATGAATTGGATAAAGAGCTTGAAAAGCGTGGGCACCGGTTTGTGCGTTATGCAGATGACTTTATCATTTTAGTGAAAAGTCATAGAGCAGGAGAGCGGGTGATGCAGAGCATTAAACGATTTCTCCTGAAGAATCTCAAGCTTGTGGTCAACGAGAAGAAAAGCAAGGTAGTAAAGTCTGACCAATGCTTATTCCTCGGATTTGTCTTTAAGGGGAAGAGCATACGTTGGAGTGATAACTCTCTGGCAGAGTTCAAAAGGCACATACGTCTTTTGACAGGACGAAGCTGGGGTGTTTCGATGAACTACCGCTTGAGAAAACTCGCTGAATACATAAGGGGTTGGATGGGGTATTACGGTTTGTCCGAATACTATCGGCCCATCCCTGAACTTGATCACTGGCTGAGGCGTCGTATCCGAATGTGTTACTGGAAACAGTGGCGACGATGCCGGAAACGGGTTAAGGAACTCCTTAATCTTGGGTGTTCCAAACGTCAGGCAATCCTGACGGCTCTAAGCCGCAAAAGTTACTGGCATTTGTCGAAAACGCTTGCAACTCAAATGGGTATGACGAATCTGTGGCTGAAGAAACAGGGTTTGGTCTCTATCAGGGAACTATGGATTTCCTTTCATTATCCGGTTAATCCGGAAAAGTCTTCATGA
- a CDS encoding PIN domain-containing protein produces the protein MKLRVFIDTNVFIYAFEYPESNSSKIINLLNKGQIEAVISERVLKEVHEYFRKFYDKDLASTFRDYLLRTCTIVFPSDIKYEMLKYKEQIKYKDLEQLATVKKLGIKF, from the coding sequence ATGAAACTTAGGGTCTTTATTGATACGAATGTATTTATTTATGCATTTGAATATCCTGAAAGCAATTCTAGTAAGATAATAAATCTTCTTAATAAAGGTCAAATTGAGGCTGTAATTTCAGAAAGGGTACTCAAAGAAGTACATGAATATTTTAGAAAATTTTATGATAAGGACTTGGCCTCGACATTTAGAGATTATCTCTTAAGGACATGCACAATTGTATTTCCTTCAGATATCAAATATGAAATGCTTAAATATAAGGAACAAATAAAGTACAAGGATCTTGAACAACTGGCCACCGTAAAAAAACTGGGGATTAAATTTTAA